The sequence ACCATCACAATACGCGAGCTCCTCAAGGCGGTGGGTGATCCAAAGAGCTGTAAGTGGATTCTTCCTTCGTTTGCACAGCTTGCTGACGGTTCTTAAAACAGATTTTTGACTATCAGGATCCAATAATGCTGTTGGTTCATCCAATAAAAGTAAATTTGCATCACTCGCGAGTGCACCTGCTAACGCTAAGCGTTGTTTCTGCCCCCCACTAAGAGTATGAATAGGTCGCGATTCCATATCTGCCAAGTCAACCTGCTCCAAAACATCCTGGATAAGTTCATGTCTTTGCAAAAGCGTTAATTCTCTTGGAAGGCTAAGGGAAAGGTCACTACCACAACTTGGCATAAGCAACTGGTGATCTGGGTTCTGAAACATCAATAATGGCTTTAAGTTGCAATAAATTTCTCCAGATTTCGGTTGCAGCATTCCGCTAATTAATCGAAACAAAGTGCTTTTTCCACTGCCATTAGAACCAACGATCATCCACAACCCTGGACCAGGTATAGATAAGGTGCACTTATCTAAGATATCGGTTCCGTTAGGCCATGAAAAGCAAACTTTGTTAAGGCATAGAGAAGAAGGGCCATCGCTAAATAATTGATAAAGCTTTGATCCTTCCATTAATTAAGCCTCAAATGAGAAACCAGGTCTCTTCGTACCACCGGTAGCTGCGGTCTTCTCATAAATTTGCACTGCCAACACCTCCTGAACTAAAAAGGTCACCTTCTTGTCTTCGACTTTTTCGCAAGTTAATTCAAGAGTTCTGGGCTGACCTTGTTCAATGCACTGGCAAACTTTCCTATATAGGGCTTGTGCATCTCCTAGCTTTTTACGCTGTACTGACAACGGCAAAGGACTGAATTTCAATGCCAGTTCGATTACGTACACAAAAAGTTCTGAAAGCACTTAATCATTCTTACCAATTACTAGCCCTCTTTGCCCCTTTACATCTATTTGCCCATAACTATCAAGAACACTAATTTTCCGTTAGGATTTTTTTGCTTTGGCAATAGCGATGTGACTCTGTTAATTGCTTAACAGTGGTCGAACGCTTCGTGAGTTGTCTTTATTCCCCAAAGGAGGAGGTGTCAATGATTGAGAGCTGTATGAACCAGGGTCTGCTGATCGCGGAGAACGCCGACTGATTTCGGCACCTGTTCCTTGATCAAACGGTTCCGTGACATAGCGAACCCGGCAAGAGCCCCTGATCTTTTTCAAGGTCAGGGGCATTGTTTTATAAAACAATCTCCATTTCTAAAAGTTAAGATGCAAAGATTTATTTTTAGCTATTAAATAAGTCCTAGTTGATCAACTTCTTCAATGGTATGAAGTATGTATAGTTAGGGGGATTTGGACAACCAGACAATTCCTTATTACAATTAAACTTTTCAATAAGATGATTTCCTTCTGACTCCTCTAATTTGATATATGTTTCTTGCCATTTTAAACTGCCAACAATATATTCTGCCCCTTGATTATACCAATAATTCAGATTATCTTTGTTGACTTTTTTTGCCGAGGTTAACCATCCTTGACGCCTTGCTAAATTTAGCAAAGTAGGGTCAAGTCCTGTCACCGATACTATGCGAGATTGAGGCTGTACCTCCTCTCGAATATTGTTAGCTAATGGCATCCAGATTGCAGCCTGACTTCTTTCAACTAAATAATAGTCAAAAGAAAGTACTACTAAGCTAATGGCAGTTATCAATGCAAGAACTAATTGCAAAAATACCTTAGAGAGTCTTCTGTAACTCAACAAACTCTCAAAACAGATCCAACCGCGTCCCATCAAAGGGCAAAGAAAAAGTTGTAGTGGTAATTGATAATATTCATGCACTGAGCTTGATCTCATTGCAAAAACTGTACAAATAAACATCCCAACTATTCCTGCCTGCAAAGTTTGCCCTTTTGCTTCTTGTCTACAGCTCATAAAGCCAAAAACAACCAAAGGCAAACCAAAAATAGATAGATTTCTCAAAGTTATTCTTAACAAGAGATTAGACCAAACCTGAATATCAAATAACATAGTTAGGCTGAATCTATCAGTATCTTTACCCCATAGAAAAAAGCTAAAGCCGCTTGTGGAGCCAAGTCCATATGAATATCTAAACCAAATCAAGCAAATCACAATTGCACTTAACCCAAAACACCATACATAAGGTGAACTCAACAATAGATAAAAACGTCTATAGACTTCTATTTTTGGTCTTTTATGATTCTTGTCCAAACCATACAAGTGCAGTGCAAGTAATGGTAATCCGAGCCAAAAAATAGGTAGTAGTTTAATCAAGCAAGCCAGGCAAAATGCAAGCCAGCTAAGAAGTAGAGATAAGAATTTCGATTCACTTTTCCAATCTAATAAGCGATCAATACTTATAGCAGCCAAAAGAATAAGTAATGACTCTGCTTGAAAGGTTCTTCCATAGTAAATATTCAATGGCAATATCGCAAAAAATAAGCCGCCCCACCATCCACTCTGTGGATCAAATATACGTGTACCAATACGAATTACTAAAAAGATTGTCAGAATGCTGAAGAAAATTGAAAGACCTCTCCCAATCCATTCATGCAAACCAAAAAGTTTATAAAGTTGACCTACTAAATACGGATAAAGTGGAAATTCACAGTCGACATAACCTGCACTAGCACCAGCCCAATCAATCTGAGGAAGCCATATAGGTGTTCCCTCTAAAGCAAAATGCCTGGCCATCGCGGCTGTATCTGCTTGCCGCCAACTATGAATACCTACTATGGGTGCTTGAACATTAATTAATCTAAATAAGAGTCCTATTAGTATTGGGAACCAATATAAATAATTAACTGTAGAGTCTGTTTTCTTCACAATCAATGTGTATGCCAAACAAAACGAGAAGAAGCGACATAATTCCAAATAAAAACTACAAAAATCCCTGCCATTTGTGCCAATAGAGTGTCTCTAGCTATCACATTATAAAATGCTGTTGCTAATCCAATGTTTGCCATTACTGGTAAAGAGGCTACCAACAGAAACTTCAACAAGCCTCTTAGCAGAGATAACCCACCAAGTCGCTTATCTCTAAAAGTTAATGAATTATTAATAAGGTAATTAGATGTAGCGGCAAGCAATACTGAAATAGGCAAAGCCTCCTCAAAATTAAACTGAAATGCCTGCAAAAGTAACTGAGTAGAAACCAATTGAATAGCTACACCTGTAGTTCCCACAATTGCAAAACTTATTGCACGTCTAGGTAATAATCGAAATGTAGAAGTATGTAGGAAAGAAATTAAAAAATCCCATAGAATTGACAAATCAAGTTTAGATTTTCCATACAAGCGTGGTTGGAAAGTAAGTGCTACCTCTTCGACATTTAATTGTCCTTGGCTAACTGAAAGTAACTCATAGAAAAACTTAAAGCCATTAACATCAACATTATAAATAAAAGGTAGGCATGCCTTTAAATCGATAGCAAGGCAACCGCTCATATAATCCGTTAAGTGACTATATGCACCTGGCAAACTTAAGCCTGCTAAGCGATTAGCAAAAGAAGATCCCCCTGTTCTTCTTTGACTTAGTCCTCGAATTTTTGCCTGGTCCAAGAATCGACTTCCAGCAACTAAGTCAAGGTTCTCATCCTTCAGTTTGCGAACAGCTTTAAGAACATCCTCAGGCCTATGTTGTCCATCGGCATCCATAACAACAGCAAAGTCGCCTGTTGCATTTAAAAGTCCTTCTTTAATTGCACTAGCTAATCCCGCCCTACCTACTCGCCTAATTAAGCGTATTCGAGAGTCTCGCTGAGCAAAATTCTTGACGAGCGAATGAGTACCGTCTGTGGAGTCATCATCGACTATCAAAACTTCCAACTCATCTGATTGGTCCAGCGAAAGTAATGATTGAAGCAGAGGGCGAATATTTTCGCGCTCATTAAATGTTGGTAAAACTATTGAAAGGCGTTCTTGCATCTGTTTCATTGATGAAAGGCTCTCACAGATAAGGTCCTTAGGGCTTAGGAATGATCACTTGACCTTGCAAGACATTAGAGCCCATTCATCTCTTTCTTGAATGAGACGACAATCTTTATCAGAATTCTCAGCCATGAAATTAGAAGGGTTTCTTGACAAAATCCAACCTGAATTTGGGAAAGCTTTAACACCACTAATTACTTGGTCTGTATACCAATTCAAACTGGGGCGTTCATGGTTCCCTTCAATAAATACTGGAAAGGCTTTTTCTGTTGTAATCATTTCTGCAACTGGTTTAACTGGCCAACTTTCATTCAGTTCCCATAACCAAAAGCCTGATTCCATGAGGATTAATAAAGAAATAAAGCTCCCTAGAAAAACTGCAATACCTCCACATAACCGTTGCTCCTTTAATGAACGTGTCAACAGCCATCCCCCTAAAAACCAACCAATTCCTGCAGAAAGAGAAATGCCACTATAAATACGAAAATTAGCTAAAAAACCTAAAGTACTTCCAAAAGCAAAAATAATAAGCCCACTTCCAATGATCATCAACAAATAAGGTACACGAGACAAAAGAGCTTTTGAAGGTTCATTTTGATACCTATCGCGGCTAATAAGCCATGCAAATGGAACTCCACAAATCAAAGAGAAAGGTAGCCAGAGTGGATGGCTATACCAGGGAAGTTGGGTTTTTAAAGGTAAAATTGTAAAGGCCAAAGCTAATTGTGTGGCAAGCACCCATTGCCCCCATCGAGTATTACGTTCTTGCAAGGCCCAGAAGAAACCAATAGGCCACAAAAGTAACCATGGCCACCCTCCCTCAAATATCTCTATCACTGGTACTAGAAAGCCCAGATCACTTCCTTCTCCAGTAGAGAAAAGAACTCTTGCAGCACCATCCCCACCCCAAAGCCAAAGTGCATCAGAGCCTCTTTGAAGTCCATGCCATATATGCCAACCGATCCCAGGGGAAAGCCCTATAGCAAAAAAAATCGATAAAGAAGCAAACGAAAAACCCTTTATCTTTTTGCCTAAAAAAATTGGTATGAGTGCTGCTACTAGTGCCGGTATCAAAAAGGGAGCTTTCAACAAAAGCAAAAAACTACTTACGAGGCCTGCAAAAAATGCACGTATTTTGTCTAAATAGCTTTTATCAAAAGACACCAAAATCAACCACAACAAAGCCATTGCACTTAATTGTGATCCATCAAGCATGGCCAATCTGCCATGCCTAGCTATAGGCAATATTGTCAAGAGAATAGCTGCGGTTGCAAGACTAGTAGTCGTTTCTCTTGGTCTTAAAGACCACTGAATAAGACCTCCTAAGGGCACTACCAATGTGGAAAGTAAGGCTGGTGCAAAGCGAACTACAAAGTCGGATGGGAATTGCTCAAATTGGAAAAAGACATTTCGACTGAGCTTGATTACTGCTGCAATAAGCAAATGAAGACCAGGAGGTTTATTTATATAATCAGCACCCCACAACGTTGGAAGCAACTGCTCCATCCCTTCTTTATTACTGATCTCCAAAGCCACCCTCGCCACTGTTGCTTCATCAAAGTCCCTCAAAGGAAGATCACCTAAACCCACTAAAGCCAAACAACAGGCAAACAGCCAAATTACAAACAACCCCACGTAAGGGGCTTTAGAAATAGACAAGAGATCCTTATTCAAGAGAAAAGTCCATACATTTTCTTTGCTTCCAAACTTCTAAAATAAACCTTATTTAATAAAGCGCATTACTGACTTTTAACTTGATACAGCTCATCCAAGGCTTGCAAATGAAGCTCGAAAGCAAAAAAATGATTCCTTATAAAGCTAATAGATATCGAAAAAAGAATTTAGCAAAAAACTTATTTTGTTAGTCCCGCTACCAATTTGAAAGGACAAAGCCATTACCTTATAAATCCAATTTCTTAATCGGTCATTAGTTTATCTGTCACATTGCTAGGTATCAAATGATCATTTTTGATTAAAAATTGGATACGCTTTTTAGCGTTTTCTTGCGTGAGGAATCAATGAAACTTTTCCAGCAACTGCTGGTGGCACCTGCTGCATTGGGGCTAATGGCTCCTGTAGCAGCAACCGCTGCAGAGCTCAATGTCAATGGAGTCTCTGAATACTCCAACCCAGGTCAAGTAGAGAGCATCTCTAACTTTTCTGACGTACATCCAAGCGATTGGGCCTTCCAGGCTTTAAACAATCTTCGCCAGCGTCATGGTTGTGCAGCTGCAAATCCAAACAGCAGCATGACTCGTTATGAAGCAGCTGCCCTTCTGAACAAGTGCCTTGGCAATGTTGCTCAGGTAAACGAAGAGGAGCAGTCACTAATTGACGAGTTCGGTGCTGAGCTTGCTGTTATCAGAGGCCGCTTAGACGTACTAGAGAATGACATGGACGGCATTGAAGCCGGTGTTTTCTCTACTACAACTAAGCTTTCAGGCTCAACAACATTCGTGATTGGTGGCATTGGCACCAATCGTGGTACAGGTAGTCACCACGGCACAGCAGGAACAGCAAACAGTCCTGAGCAACACGAAGCGGTCGTCTTTAATTACGACACGAAGATTGCCCTAGAAAGCAGCTTCAATGGTGACGATTTGTTCGTAAACAGGATTCGTGTTGGCAATACTACAGCCGCAGATCCTTTTGGTGCTAATGGAGTCGCCGCACTAGAAAGTGCTTCTTCTACTGCTGATGCACTGCAAATAGATCGTAGTTACTACCAGTTCCCAATTGCTGATGATTGGACGGCAACTATTGGTGCCAGGGTTCGCCAAGACGACATGCTTGGTGTTTGGCCCAGTGATTACCCAAGTGATTCAGTACTAGACGTATTGACCTATGCAGGTGCTAACGACACTTACAACCTAGCTTTGGGTGCTGGTGCTGGTGTGACCTGGACAAACGACAACTTGGTAGCAAGTACTCTGTTTGTATCAGAAAACGCCGATAACGCTTCTTCTCAAGAAGCTACAGCTGGTGGTGTGTTAACTGCCCAAGGTGCTGACACCGTCACAACCCAGCTTGCTTGGGTAGAGGACAACTTCACTGTCGCAGCTGCATACACTTCCGACGACAACGGAAACTGGAATGACAGCATCGACGAGGGTGATTACAGTGCATGGGGACTCAGTGGTGTCTACCGTCTAGACAACGAAAATGAGTGGGTTCCTTCATCCATCAGTGCTGGCTATGGCTGGAAGAGTGTCGACAATGAAGACCCAACTGACAGCGCAGCCAACAGAATAGAAGACTCAACCACATGGAGCCTTGGTTTCTTGTGGAATGATGCCTTCACTGACGGCAACAACCTCGGCTTAGGTCTTGGAACTGCTGAAGGTCATAGAGATGACACTGGTTATGACGATCCATTAGCATGGGAAGTCTTCTACCAAATGGCTGTTAGCGACAACATCACTGTTACTCCTGCAATCTTTGTCATTCAAAGAGATAGCGAGCGCAATGATGATGTAACTGGTGCTTTGGTTAAAACAACCTTCACCTTCTGATCAAGTAGTTCGTTCTCAGAACTCAACTTGCATGAACACCCACCACTTCGGTGGGTGTTTTTTTTATGGCAATACCAGTACCATCCCTAAAAATTCATATAGAAGTTTGCCGATTTCATCCAACTGAAAATTATTTCGAATAAACAATCACCCAGGAACAAAAAAAGACAACTCATGACTCTGCAAACAATATAGATTTGTTGACTAGTCCTGTGTTTATTTAGATGGCCTCATGGTCATTTTTAGCCATCATCCATGACCATTGCCTCTGACATAACTGCACTAGTAGGTCAAACGCCCTTAGTGAAGCTAAGCCGTTTACCAAAAGCATTTAATTGCCGTGCAGAGTTGTTAGCCAAATTAGAAAGCTTCAATCCGACAGCATCCGTTAAAGATCGAATAGCTGGGGCAATGGTTCAAGCTGCAGAGGAAGAAGGAACTATTCAACCGGGTCAAACTGTTCTAATAGAACCTACAAGCGGCAACACAGGCATAGCTCTGGCAATGGTTGCGGCAGCAAAGGGGTACAGGCTAATACTCACCATGCCTGACACAATGAGTCAGGAAAGAAGATCCATGCTCCGCGCATATGGAGCAGAACTACAACTCACTCCAGGAGAGGAAGGAATCCAAGGTGCTATTGATTTAGCTAAAGAATTAGTAACTTCTACTCCCAATTCCTATCTACTTCAGCAATTTGACAATCCTTCAAACCCACAAGTTCATGAAGCCACAACAGCACAAGAAATTTGGAAAGATTGTGAGGAGAAACTTGATTGCCTCATTGCAGGAGTTGGGACAGGTGGAACTATCACTGGATGTGCAAGAGTCTTAAAGAAAAAAAATCCAAATCTTGTTGTAATTGCTGTAGAACCTGCATCCAGTCCTGTGCTTTCCGGAGGCCAAGCAGGCCCCCATCGTATTCAAGGCATTGGTGCTGGATTTATCCCCAGTGTTCTAGACAAATCATTAATAGATGAAATTCTTCCAATCAGT comes from Prochlorococcus sp. MIT 1307 and encodes:
- a CDS encoding ArnT family glycosyltransferase — translated: MKKTDSTVNYLYWFPILIGLLFRLINVQAPIVGIHSWRQADTAAMARHFALEGTPIWLPQIDWAGASAGYVDCEFPLYPYLVGQLYKLFGLHEWIGRGLSIFFSILTIFLVIRIGTRIFDPQSGWWGGLFFAILPLNIYYGRTFQAESLLILLAAISIDRLLDWKSESKFLSLLLSWLAFCLACLIKLLPIFWLGLPLLALHLYGLDKNHKRPKIEVYRRFYLLLSSPYVWCFGLSAIVICLIWFRYSYGLGSTSGFSFFLWGKDTDRFSLTMLFDIQVWSNLLLRITLRNLSIFGLPLVVFGFMSCRQEAKGQTLQAGIVGMFICTVFAMRSSSVHEYYQLPLQLFLCPLMGRGWICFESLLSYRRLSKVFLQLVLALITAISLVVLSFDYYLVERSQAAIWMPLANNIREEVQPQSRIVSVTGLDPTLLNLARRQGWLTSAKKVNKDNLNYWYNQGAEYIVGSLKWQETYIKLEESEGNHLIEKFNCNKELSGCPNPPNYTYFIPLKKLIN
- the cysK gene encoding cysteine synthase A; protein product: MTIASDITALVGQTPLVKLSRLPKAFNCRAELLAKLESFNPTASVKDRIAGAMVQAAEEEGTIQPGQTVLIEPTSGNTGIALAMVAAAKGYRLILTMPDTMSQERRSMLRAYGAELQLTPGEEGIQGAIDLAKELVTSTPNSYLLQQFDNPSNPQVHEATTAQEIWKDCEEKLDCLIAGVGTGGTITGCARVLKKKNPNLVVIAVEPASSPVLSGGQAGPHRIQGIGAGFIPSVLDKSLIDEILPISDDEAMEIGRRLAKEEGLLSGVSSGAAVAAALKIGAREDMQGKRLVVILPSFGERYLSTSMFSGI
- a CDS encoding iron uptake porin, with translation MKLFQQLLVAPAALGLMAPVAATAAELNVNGVSEYSNPGQVESISNFSDVHPSDWAFQALNNLRQRHGCAAANPNSSMTRYEAAALLNKCLGNVAQVNEEEQSLIDEFGAELAVIRGRLDVLENDMDGIEAGVFSTTTKLSGSTTFVIGGIGTNRGTGSHHGTAGTANSPEQHEAVVFNYDTKIALESSFNGDDLFVNRIRVGNTTAADPFGANGVAALESASSTADALQIDRSYYQFPIADDWTATIGARVRQDDMLGVWPSDYPSDSVLDVLTYAGANDTYNLALGAGAGVTWTNDNLVASTLFVSENADNASSQEATAGGVLTAQGADTVTTQLAWVEDNFTVAAAYTSDDNGNWNDSIDEGDYSAWGLSGVYRLDNENEWVPSSISAGYGWKSVDNEDPTDSAANRIEDSTTWSLGFLWNDAFTDGNNLGLGLGTAEGHRDDTGYDDPLAWEVFYQMAVSDNITVTPAIFVIQRDSERNDDVTGALVKTTFTF
- a CDS encoding glycosyltransferase family 2 protein; this encodes MQERLSIVLPTFNERENIRPLLQSLLSLDQSDELEVLIVDDDSTDGTHSLVKNFAQRDSRIRLIRRVGRAGLASAIKEGLLNATGDFAVVMDADGQHRPEDVLKAVRKLKDENLDLVAGSRFLDQAKIRGLSQRRTGGSSFANRLAGLSLPGAYSHLTDYMSGCLAIDLKACLPFIYNVDVNGFKFFYELLSVSQGQLNVEEVALTFQPRLYGKSKLDLSILWDFLISFLHTSTFRLLPRRAISFAIVGTTGVAIQLVSTQLLLQAFQFNFEEALPISVLLAATSNYLINNSLTFRDKRLGGLSLLRGLLKFLLVASLPVMANIGLATAFYNVIARDTLLAQMAGIFVVFIWNYVASSRFVWHTH
- a CDS encoding 4-amino-4-deoxy-L-arabinose transferase, which produces MSISKAPYVGLFVIWLFACCLALVGLGDLPLRDFDEATVARVALEISNKEGMEQLLPTLWGADYINKPPGLHLLIAAVIKLSRNVFFQFEQFPSDFVVRFAPALLSTLVVPLGGLIQWSLRPRETTTSLATAAILLTILPIARHGRLAMLDGSQLSAMALLWLILVSFDKSYLDKIRAFFAGLVSSFLLLLKAPFLIPALVAALIPIFLGKKIKGFSFASLSIFFAIGLSPGIGWHIWHGLQRGSDALWLWGGDGAARVLFSTGEGSDLGFLVPVIEIFEGGWPWLLLWPIGFFWALQERNTRWGQWVLATQLALAFTILPLKTQLPWYSHPLWLPFSLICGVPFAWLISRDRYQNEPSKALLSRVPYLLMIIGSGLIIFAFGSTLGFLANFRIYSGISLSAGIGWFLGGWLLTRSLKEQRLCGGIAVFLGSFISLLILMESGFWLWELNESWPVKPVAEMITTEKAFPVFIEGNHERPSLNWYTDQVISGVKAFPNSGWILSRNPSNFMAENSDKDCRLIQERDEWALMSCKVK